One genomic segment of Kordiimonas sp. SCSIO 12603 includes these proteins:
- a CDS encoding STAS domain-containing protein: MTNSQDTSAREVKLPRELDLLAAESLKETLLAELDEGEGLLLDASDVERVSTPCIEVLVSAQKTCVATSQSFQISNSSQVLVDAFSALGLDEQFKGWRTIQ; encoded by the coding sequence ATGACGAATAGTCAGGATACCTCTGCGCGAGAGGTAAAGCTACCAAGGGAATTAGATCTGTTGGCTGCTGAATCTCTCAAGGAAACATTGCTTGCTGAACTGGATGAAGGTGAGGGCCTTCTTCTGGATGCATCTGATGTTGAACGGGTATCTACCCCTTGTATCGAAGTGCTTGTCTCCGCGCAAAAAACATGTGTGGCAACAAGCCAAAGTTTCCAAATTTCTAATTCATCTCAAGTGCTGGTTGATGCGTTTAGTGCGCTTGGTCTGGATGAACAGTTTAAAGGTTGGAGAACAATCCAATGA
- a CDS encoding chemotaxis protein CheA, translated as MTDDPFAQFKLTFFEECTELLTDMEQNLGLVESGSFDNETLHAIFRAVHSIKAGADAFSFKRMVAFTHRFEFLLDLLREEKLAVDEPLVDTLFKSFDVLSDLVSFAQNGEEPDAEYGQDALAAIEGYLSGDVGSQPAAEATTDKPVVEEKTDQAVVETADVQSKEEGINHFRIEFTPKEAMYRHANEPLLIIRELMELGEITTTIDTERLPELAKLEPEDAYFSWVFELKTRYGRDDVDEVFEFVIDDCDLTIVTLGDDNEVVSVDVSPGHDSDDDDDFGFFVDDEALKSGVVDANPKPVEEAVAETKPAEVKAPAAAAPAATTPAAPTGPAAKAAMPKSASIRVDVDRVDRLVNMVGELVITQSMLAQEVNNSAMDQSSNVTNGMEELSMHIRELQENVMSIRMQPVKSVFARMPRIVRDVSKKVGKKVKLITEGETTEVDKTVIEELADPLTHMIRNSLDHGLETPEERLAAGKGEEGTIRLSAEHRGGRIVIEITDDGRGINREKVLSLAKEKGIVAEDASLSDEEIDNLIFAPGFSTADEVTDLSGRGVGMDVVRRNIQALGGRVSVTSTPGVGARFQLTLPLTLAVLDGMIVGASDEKYVIPINNIIETVRPPSSDVETLIDGNKVIRIRGEYIRVVSVARMFGDLNASNDPSKGLVVLVEADGGKVIGLHVDMLAGQQQVVIKSLETNYRAVKGIASATILGDGSVCLILDIDALARMEVPKIKKPELMADSFVPKQTEQTEMPSAEHLEAVTA; from the coding sequence ATGACAGATGACCCATTTGCTCAGTTTAAGCTGACATTCTTCGAAGAATGTACAGAGCTGCTGACAGATATGGAGCAAAATCTGGGGCTTGTTGAAAGCGGCAGTTTTGACAATGAAACCCTGCATGCGATTTTCCGTGCTGTTCATTCCATTAAAGCTGGTGCGGATGCATTTTCCTTTAAACGCATGGTTGCTTTTACGCACAGGTTTGAGTTTTTGCTTGATTTGCTGCGGGAAGAAAAGCTGGCGGTAGATGAGCCACTTGTTGATACACTTTTTAAAAGCTTTGACGTTCTTTCTGATCTTGTAAGTTTTGCGCAAAACGGGGAAGAACCTGATGCGGAATATGGGCAGGATGCGCTTGCGGCAATTGAGGGTTACCTAAGCGGTGATGTTGGAAGCCAACCAGCGGCGGAAGCAACAACAGATAAACCTGTTGTCGAAGAAAAAACGGATCAGGCTGTCGTCGAAACAGCGGATGTTCAATCGAAAGAAGAGGGCATCAACCACTTCCGTATTGAATTTACACCTAAAGAAGCGATGTATCGGCACGCTAATGAGCCACTGCTTATTATTCGTGAGCTTATGGAACTTGGCGAAATTACGACCACAATCGATACAGAACGCCTTCCAGAGCTTGCCAAGCTCGAACCTGAAGATGCTTATTTCAGTTGGGTGTTTGAGCTAAAGACCCGCTATGGCCGAGATGATGTCGATGAAGTATTTGAGTTCGTGATTGATGACTGTGATCTTACTATCGTTACCCTTGGTGATGATAATGAGGTTGTAAGCGTTGATGTAAGTCCGGGACATGATAGTGACGACGATGATGATTTTGGTTTCTTTGTTGATGATGAGGCCCTGAAATCCGGCGTTGTGGATGCTAATCCGAAGCCTGTTGAAGAAGCTGTAGCCGAAACCAAGCCTGCTGAAGTTAAAGCTCCTGCTGCCGCGGCCCCAGCCGCAACAACACCTGCTGCGCCGACTGGCCCCGCAGCAAAAGCCGCTATGCCTAAGAGTGCTTCTATTCGTGTTGATGTGGATAGGGTCGACCGGCTTGTAAACATGGTTGGTGAGCTCGTGATCACGCAGTCTATGCTTGCGCAGGAAGTCAATAATAGTGCGATGGACCAAAGCAGCAATGTAACGAACGGTATGGAAGAGCTTTCCATGCATATCCGTGAGTTGCAGGAAAATGTAATGTCTATTCGTATGCAGCCTGTAAAATCAGTGTTTGCACGCATGCCCAGAATTGTTCGGGATGTTTCTAAGAAAGTTGGCAAGAAGGTCAAACTCATTACAGAAGGTGAAACAACGGAAGTTGATAAAACTGTAATTGAGGAATTGGCTGACCCGCTTACACATATGATCCGTAACTCGCTTGATCACGGCCTTGAGACACCAGAAGAACGGCTTGCGGCAGGTAAGGGTGAAGAAGGTACAATTCGCCTCTCTGCTGAGCATCGTGGCGGCAGAATTGTGATTGAAATCACAGATGATGGCCGCGGTATTAACCGTGAAAAGGTTCTTTCGCTCGCCAAGGAAAAAGGCATCGTCGCTGAGGATGCTTCTTTGAGTGACGAAGAAATAGATAACCTTATCTTTGCTCCAGGCTTTTCCACAGCAGATGAGGTTACTGACCTTTCTGGCCGCGGTGTAGGTATGGATGTGGTGCGCAGAAATATTCAAGCACTGGGTGGCCGGGTTTCTGTGACCTCTACACCAGGCGTTGGAGCGCGTTTTCAGCTAACTCTTCCACTTACGCTGGCTGTACTTGATGGCATGATCGTCGGTGCATCAGATGAAAAATATGTAATTCCAATCAACAATATTATTGAAACTGTACGTCCGCCTTCAAGCGACGTGGAAACACTCATTGATGGTAACAAGGTTATCCGCATTCGTGGTGAATATATCCGTGTAGTTTCAGTGGCGCGTATGTTTGGCGATTTGAACGCGTCAAACGATCCATCCAAGGGATTGGTTGTGCTTGTAGAAGCAGATGGCGGTAAAGTGATTGGCCTTCACGTTGATATGCTAGCAGGTCAGCAACAGGTGGTGATTAAATCCCTTGAAACTAATTACCGGGCCGTCAAAGGCATTGCTTCGGCAACAATCCTTGGTGACGGCAGTGTATGCCTCATTCTTGATATTGATGCGCTCGCCCGTATGGAAGTACCAAAAATAAAGAAACCAGAGCTGATGGCAGACAGCTTCGTTCCTAAACAGACCGAACAAACAGAGATGCCATCCGCTGAACATTTAGAAGCAGTCACTGCTTAA
- a CDS encoding MFS transporter, whose product MPFLFLIIFSVMAGFAVLLPTIVYHLENLGATSAEATQILACYSFAQFFSGTLLGRLSDRIGRKPVLVVGLFGAFAAYGFLHLYAFDLVSTLAGLVLAGFSSGIVAVVFASVTDMTLPENRAKGMGAMGAGIGLAFTLGPAIGAFLGAANATEATIQTPVLASLGFVVLGLLSAIRLKIVVLSTDNQEEEIGGWKLVAAKPVLMQMAFLMFLFTATTALTEPIMPLLLDYRYGWGPKELGTVFGYVGLIIILVQGGLVGPLARRYGERNLVVTGVLLQFVGLMILIYTPVSFGIFVGLAFTSVGGALFNTNVLAIASMQAQESRRGVILGAFQSMMSVGRSTGPLAAGLLFTMNPDMPMFVGSAVSVVVLMWLVSLLWISREHLKLASDD is encoded by the coding sequence ATGCCGTTTCTGTTTCTAATCATATTTTCTGTAATGGCAGGGTTCGCTGTTCTCTTACCCACCATTGTATATCATTTGGAAAATCTTGGTGCGACAAGTGCTGAGGCGACGCAAATTCTTGCATGCTATAGTTTTGCACAGTTTTTTAGCGGTACACTTCTTGGGCGTCTATCAGACCGGATAGGTAGAAAGCCAGTTCTTGTTGTCGGGCTATTTGGTGCTTTTGCTGCTTATGGGTTTCTTCATCTATATGCTTTTGATCTGGTAAGCACGTTAGCAGGGCTCGTACTCGCGGGCTTTTCATCTGGTATTGTGGCGGTAGTATTTGCTTCAGTCACTGATATGACACTTCCTGAAAACCGAGCAAAGGGTATGGGGGCAATGGGAGCAGGCATTGGTCTTGCTTTTACATTGGGGCCTGCTATTGGCGCGTTCCTGGGGGCGGCAAATGCTACAGAAGCAACTATTCAAACACCGGTTCTTGCATCACTAGGGTTTGTGGTTTTGGGGCTTCTGAGCGCTATCAGATTGAAAATTGTTGTTCTCTCTACTGATAATCAGGAAGAAGAGATAGGTGGCTGGAAGTTGGTGGCAGCCAAGCCTGTTTTAATGCAAATGGCATTTTTGATGTTTTTGTTTACTGCTACAACAGCACTTACAGAACCTATTATGCCACTGCTGCTTGATTACCGTTATGGATGGGGACCTAAAGAGCTTGGAACTGTCTTCGGGTATGTAGGGCTGATTATTATCCTCGTTCAGGGAGGTTTAGTGGGCCCGCTCGCGAGAAGGTACGGTGAACGAAACTTGGTGGTAACTGGTGTTTTATTGCAGTTCGTTGGGCTTATGATTTTGATCTACACGCCTGTATCATTCGGTATATTCGTGGGATTAGCCTTCACAAGTGTTGGTGGTGCGCTCTTCAATACTAATGTTCTGGCTATAGCATCCATGCAAGCACAGGAAAGCCGGCGGGGCGTAATTCTTGGGGCGTTTCAGTCAATGATGTCTGTTGGCCGTTCAACGGGTCCATTAGCTGCAGGACTTCTGTTTACAATGAACCCAGATATGCCAATGTTTGTTGGTTCTGCAGTTTCTGTTGTCGTTTTAATGTGGCTTGTATCACTTTTATGGATTTCCCGTGAGCACTTGAAGTTGGCCTCCGATGATTGA
- a CDS encoding chemotaxis protein CheW, with protein MTDDVAEGQQVPAGFDPRLLGKAQSDVDEQDVQRGKLVQYVSFKVDDSEYGIDIMAVREIQGWVTVTTLPNTPEYVRGVLNLRGTIVPIFDLRCRFGNGLTDATPLHVVIIVAVGERIMGLLVDAVSDILTIGTEEILPVPEIEARSDQRFLNGLITVQDRMVALLQIEKLFDIDELVARVGAAAE; from the coding sequence ATGACAGATGATGTTGCTGAAGGACAGCAGGTACCGGCGGGTTTTGATCCCCGGCTGCTTGGTAAGGCACAGTCAGATGTGGATGAGCAAGATGTTCAGCGTGGAAAGCTCGTTCAATATGTTTCGTTCAAGGTAGACGATAGCGAATACGGCATTGATATTATGGCGGTTCGTGAAATTCAGGGGTGGGTAACTGTAACTACTCTTCCTAACACTCCTGAGTATGTACGCGGGGTTCTTAACTTGCGTGGTACAATTGTTCCGATTTTTGATTTGAGATGCCGTTTCGGTAACGGCCTCACAGACGCTACTCCCCTTCATGTTGTGATTATTGTAGCTGTTGGAGAACGCATCATGGGCCTGCTCGTAGATGCTGTATCTGACATCTTAACCATCGGTACTGAAGAAATTCTTCCTGTCCCTGAGATTGAGGCACGCTCTGATCAGCGTTTCCTTAATGGGTTGATTACAGTTCAGGACCGTATGGTGGCGCTTCTTCAAATTGAGAAGCTTTTTGATATTGACGAGCTGGTTGCTCGCGTGGGTGCTGCTGCTGAATAG
- a CDS encoding Lrp/AsnC ligand binding domain-containing protein: MKTVFVMIKCELGKTYNVAATIADDIPEVRSVYSTSGNYDLLAQFQLGSDQEIGRFIANTVQTVAGVKDTYTIIGLNAFTDDTPATGPDGI, encoded by the coding sequence ATGAAAACAGTATTTGTGATGATTAAGTGCGAACTGGGCAAAACATATAATGTTGCTGCTACTATTGCTGATGACATCCCTGAGGTCCGGAGCGTATATTCTACATCAGGAAACTACGACCTTCTTGCGCAGTTTCAATTAGGAAGCGATCAGGAGATCGGCCGTTTTATTGCAAATACCGTACAAACAGTGGCTGGTGTAAAAGATACATATACTATTATTGGCCTAAACGCGTTTACCGATGACACGCCAGCTACAGGCCCTGATGGGATTTAA
- a CDS encoding response regulator, translating to MSKKILAVDDSKTMRDMVSFTLKGAGHDVLLADDGVNALSALTGETVDLIITDINMPNMNGIELVEKLRADPRFRATPILILTTESDDGLKQRGRAAGATGWIVKPFVPEKLLKVVDKVCA from the coding sequence ATGAGCAAAAAAATTCTGGCAGTAGATGATAGTAAGACCATGCGTGACATGGTTTCATTTACACTGAAAGGCGCGGGGCATGATGTGCTTCTGGCTGATGATGGTGTGAATGCTCTATCTGCTTTGACCGGTGAAACTGTTGATCTCATTATTACTGATATCAACATGCCGAATATGAACGGAATTGAATTGGTGGAAAAGCTTCGCGCAGATCCCCGTTTCCGTGCAACGCCTATTCTTATTCTAACAACAGAATCTGACGATGGTTTGAAGCAGCGTGGCCGTGCTGCTGGCGCTACCGGTTGGATCGTGAAGCCTTTTGTACCTGAAAAGCTTTTGAAGGTTGTTGATAAGGTTTGTGCTTAA
- a CDS encoding dipeptide epimerase produces MIEGRAITESWELKVPFVISRSSRTHATVVYLEITNGTFVGRSECQPNTRYDETPDSVIDELNALFPATLENLVEAIGGLHSIAARNALDCALLDLEAKMKGVSVSERLLLPPASSVQSVYTISVGTPDDMAVQARKLFGEGIRYVKLKLAGDGDGERVKAVRAAVPELSIIVDANEAWDEPLYRRYMPVMAACGVELVEQPFPADADQILSELPRDVPVCADESCHVAADVARLKNRYDAVNIKLDKAGGLREGRSLMHAARAEDMKIMVGCMLGTSLAMAPAYYLASQADYVDLDGPALLKKDRKSGLKISDDVKIYCPDVKLWG; encoded by the coding sequence ATGATTGAAGGAAGAGCGATCACCGAAAGTTGGGAACTAAAAGTTCCTTTTGTTATCTCTCGGTCAAGTCGAACTCATGCGACGGTTGTTTATCTCGAAATTACTAATGGTACATTTGTTGGTCGGTCCGAATGTCAGCCAAATACACGGTATGATGAAACACCTGATAGTGTGATTGATGAGTTAAATGCGCTGTTTCCTGCTACGCTTGAAAATCTAGTGGAAGCTATTGGTGGTTTGCACAGTATAGCTGCTCGAAATGCACTTGATTGCGCGCTTCTGGATCTGGAAGCGAAAATGAAGGGCGTGAGCGTTTCCGAGCGACTTCTCTTACCTCCGGCTTCTTCCGTACAATCTGTTTATACCATATCGGTTGGAACACCCGATGATATGGCGGTTCAGGCTAGAAAATTGTTTGGTGAGGGTATTCGGTACGTCAAGCTGAAACTGGCAGGTGATGGTGACGGTGAACGGGTTAAGGCTGTGAGGGCCGCTGTACCTGAGTTGAGCATTATTGTGGATGCGAATGAAGCTTGGGATGAACCGCTATACCGACGTTACATGCCTGTAATGGCTGCGTGCGGTGTAGAGCTGGTGGAGCAACCTTTTCCTGCTGACGCCGACCAGATACTATCAGAACTTCCCAGAGATGTTCCTGTATGTGCTGATGAAAGTTGCCATGTTGCAGCCGATGTTGCGCGACTTAAAAATCGCTATGATGCTGTGAATATCAAGCTTGATAAGGCCGGAGGGCTGAGGGAAGGGCGCAGTTTGATGCATGCCGCCCGCGCTGAAGATATGAAAATAATGGTTGGCTGTATGCTTGGTACCAGCCTTGCTATGGCTCCCGCCTACTATCTGGCGTCACAGGCTGATTATGTTGATCTAGATGGACCAGCGCTTCTGAAAAAAGACCGCAAAAGCGGTCTTAAAATTTCTGACGATGTAAAAATCTATTGTCCGGATGTAAAGCTCTGGGGTTAG
- a CDS encoding tetratricopeptide repeat protein, with protein sequence MKKLGILATCSFMVLVACGSSEEQEQQQQIDFSAFDIPTLEKIVADGEPVQAIQIIRGKEQLNLATIEDFLLSTEIYITLLNGVAAEVELNKAVELGAEGEQVDLFRARVLLLQKKLEEAEEFLAETTFTNDLAYEALLLRGDIKNELREYEAARGFYQAAVDDKPDNYYGYVGLAQLELNQGFIDDAFANASRANELQPDDPIVLYLLGSTSRYLLKPDEAIAYLKRALELNGQHYLALLELAAIYIEKNEFEEARKQLDEVYALSPEDRMARYYSALLLASEGKNEEAEELMLRLGDLPKIYPPAARVYGHIAYRLGKYSTATPYLEQFLRLLPEDRPTRLALAESYTRRGKAKEALRLLKVLLDANEADLEANLQAAAAAGIMGDRQKVGEYVTRAQNLAKNGSVDDQELIRSLGRRLAINNFQKGNDKVAIDQLEAMAAEDDKDLLTLTLMANLQMETGDLESAEKTTSRLLAVAPDSPVGANLMGSIRYRQRKVDEALELYNKAIEQNSEYVSALKNRALVYLVQEKFQEAREDLAKVVAANPRDAQARGMFGRALLETGDAKESLGHFQAAEEVFPRSAILHADHSEALAKLGYYSTAIKRAERAISYSGGHEKLNEYLNNLIAEWTEIDKKQREEEAKAREERKAKRAEQRKEQQERLKEGQKEEETSDEGDVEPPEDEPPLH encoded by the coding sequence ATGAAAAAACTTGGTATATTGGCAACGTGTTCCTTCATGGTTTTAGTCGCCTGTGGGTCTTCTGAAGAACAGGAACAACAGCAGCAAATAGATTTTTCTGCCTTTGATATCCCCACACTTGAAAAAATTGTTGCGGATGGTGAACCTGTTCAGGCTATTCAGATTATCCGCGGTAAAGAACAGCTTAATTTAGCGACGATCGAAGATTTTCTCCTTTCAACAGAGATTTATATCACGCTGTTGAATGGTGTAGCCGCTGAAGTAGAGCTGAATAAAGCTGTAGAATTGGGGGCAGAAGGGGAACAGGTTGACTTGTTTCGGGCACGCGTTCTTCTGTTGCAAAAGAAGCTGGAAGAAGCGGAAGAGTTCTTAGCTGAAACAACATTTACCAATGATTTAGCGTATGAAGCGTTATTGCTGCGCGGTGATATTAAAAACGAGCTAAGAGAGTATGAAGCTGCCAGAGGTTTTTATCAGGCTGCGGTGGATGATAAGCCCGATAATTATTATGGTTATGTTGGATTAGCGCAATTGGAGCTAAATCAGGGCTTTATTGATGATGCTTTTGCAAATGCCAGCAGAGCGAATGAGCTTCAACCCGATGATCCGATCGTTCTTTATCTTCTCGGGTCCACAAGCCGCTATCTCTTAAAACCAGATGAAGCAATTGCATATCTTAAGCGCGCACTAGAGCTTAATGGACAACACTATCTGGCGCTTCTTGAACTCGCGGCCATCTATATCGAAAAGAATGAATTTGAAGAAGCTCGTAAGCAGCTGGATGAAGTTTATGCTCTTTCCCCAGAAGATCGGATGGCGCGTTATTATTCTGCGCTTCTGTTAGCTTCAGAAGGAAAGAATGAAGAAGCCGAAGAGCTTATGTTGCGCCTTGGGGATTTGCCAAAAATCTACCCTCCGGCAGCTCGGGTATATGGGCATATAGCCTACCGCCTTGGCAAATATAGTACGGCGACGCCTTATTTAGAGCAGTTCCTGCGACTTTTACCAGAAGATAGACCTACCCGTCTTGCGCTGGCAGAATCCTATACGCGCAGAGGTAAGGCGAAAGAGGCACTTCGTCTGCTAAAAGTACTACTTGATGCAAATGAGGCTGACCTGGAGGCTAACTTGCAAGCCGCGGCCGCCGCTGGGATTATGGGGGACCGTCAGAAGGTTGGTGAATATGTAACCCGTGCTCAAAATCTCGCAAAAAATGGCAGCGTTGATGATCAGGAATTAATCCGCTCGCTTGGGCGTCGTTTGGCTATCAATAACTTCCAAAAAGGTAACGATAAGGTTGCTATTGATCAATTGGAAGCAATGGCAGCTGAGGATGATAAGGACCTGTTAACACTAACATTGATGGCCAATCTCCAGATGGAGACGGGTGATCTGGAAAGTGCGGAGAAAACAACCAGCAGGCTATTAGCTGTTGCTCCGGATAGTCCTGTAGGGGCCAACCTTATGGGATCTATCAGATATCGCCAGCGCAAAGTTGATGAAGCCCTTGAGCTTTACAACAAGGCAATTGAACAGAATTCCGAGTATGTTTCAGCGCTTAAAAACCGAGCTCTTGTTTATCTGGTTCAGGAAAAATTCCAGGAAGCGCGAGAAGATTTGGCAAAGGTAGTTGCCGCTAATCCAAGAGATGCACAGGCGAGAGGTATGTTTGGTAGAGCGCTCCTTGAAACCGGCGATGCTAAAGAGTCTCTGGGGCATTTTCAGGCTGCTGAGGAAGTTTTTCCGAGATCCGCTATTTTACATGCAGATCATTCAGAGGCCCTTGCAAAACTCGGTTATTATTCTACGGCGATCAAACGTGCTGAGAGAGCTATTTCTTATTCAGGCGGGCACGAAAAGCTAAATGAATATTTAAATAATCTGATCGCTGAGTGGACCGAAATTGATAAGAAACAACGCGAAGAAGAGGCTAAAGCCAGAGAAGAACGTAAGGCTAAACGTGCAGAACAGCGCAAAGAGCAGCAAGAGCGTTTAAAAGAGGGGCAGAAAGAAGAGGAAACATCAGATGAAGGTGATGTTGAGCCACCTGAAGATGAACCGCCCCTTCACTAA